tggaagggagggaagcagcagaggcagctgatcggatttactcaatctcaatcacaaagaagctccacaagctcctcacacttcttgttggaggtgaggatggaagagacaggggagagcgagagtacttcaaaaggaactaacttgtgtcagagatattaaaaagtttcaacacactgcgtatttaacacaaatctaatttatttgacttttagccagaatattagcccctgtaaatgggctggagtttgttatcagcagaaagagacccaaatgaacatggttcagtcctgaatgtgagtcacAGCAAAGTTCAATTACTGCACagagatcaaagaacaatacagcacaggaacaggcccttcggccctccaagcttgtaccggtcatgataccaaccttggccaaaacccttgtGCCGGATCCCTCTGTATCCAtcgtatccatgtgtttgtcaagatgatttttgaacgccgttaatctggcctcgttggtgtgtcagcaggtgggatgaagcggtaaatcccttcccacaattggagcaggtgaacggtcactctccagtgtgaactcgctggtgcctctgcaggacggatgactgagtgaattccttcccacacgtggagcaggtgaatggcctctctccagtgtgaactgactggtgcctctgcaggtcggatgactgagtgaatctcttcccacaccaggagcaggcgaatggtttctccccagtgtgaattcgctggtgtttccgcaggtcagatgaccgagtgaatcccttcccacaccaggagcaggcAAATGTTttttctccagtgtgaattcgctggtgtttccgcaggtcggatgaccgagtgaatcccttcccacacttggagcaggtgaatggcctccccccagtgtgaatttgctggtgcttCTGTagatcagatgactgagtgaatctcatcCTACACCAGGAACAGAtgaatgcccccccacccccagtgtgaatttgctggtgtttccgcagagctgatgactgagtgaatcccttcccacactgagagcaggcgaatggtctctccccagtgtgaattcgccggtggtTCTGCAGGGTggctgactcagtgaatcccttcccacaccagaagcaggtgaatggtctctccccagtgtgaattcgctggtgtgtcagcaggttggatgactgagtgaattccttcccacactgggagcagataaacggcctctccccagtgtggcttcgctgatgtacagtgaggtgagatgatcgtctgaacccagtcccacagtgagagcacctaaacggtttctcgtcagtgtgaacacgttgatggagcatcagttccccagaacttttatagctcttcccgcagtcaggacattgaaaaggtttctgatcagtgtgaactcgctggtgcttctgcagggccgatgactgagtgaatcccttcccacactcagagcaggtgaatggtctctccccagtgtgaattcgcttatGTTTGCGCAGggcggatggctgagtgaatctcttcccacacttggagcaggggaatggtctctccccagtgtgaatttgttggtgtttccgcagggcagataactgagtgaatcccctcccacacttggagcaggtgaatggtctctccccagtgtgactgcggcgaTGAGTTTCCAGCCTGGATGGGTAATTGAAttctttcccacagtcctcacatttccacggtttctcctcagtgtgactgcatttgtggcttgtgaggcctaatgatcgagtgaatcctcgtccacacgcaCAACACGTATacggtttctctccactgtgaacgatgctttttccttccatgttcaaagtacgatgatagtcaggatatgataaattgaggactctgtcagatcctgatgtgatgcttggtttgagtttctggACTTTGAAGCTTCCCCTTCGAACACCCGGTGAAACTGATTTaacacagaaaatagggagtgagagagaacccacaaaaacacaaaggcaggttgtgaaattgagctgaatgactctggtcatttgtggggtcggcactgggaaaaagtgaccatgaaaactgctggattgtcataaaaacccaactggcctctttgggaggagagagaaagaggtgaagagggatcttGTATATCTACACGACATATTAACATTTGCTTTGCCACATATTAGTTAGCAAAGCAAATTctaccttgagcttcataaacagtaatattgatactgaaaatatgcttctggtggcacagtgattagcactgctgcctcacagcgccagggacccgggttcaattccggccttggtgactgtgtgtctgtgtggagtttgcactttctccccgtgtctgcgtgggtttccacacgGTTCTCCGGAttccccccgcagtccaaagacgggcaaattaggtggattggccttgataaattgtcccttcgtgtctagggatgtgcaggttaggtgcggctatggggtggcccagtggttagcactgctgcctcacagctccacaatcccagattcaattccagtctcgggtgactgcctctgtgaagtttgcattttctccccgtgtctgcatagatttcctccgggggctccggattcctcacacagtccaaagatgtgcaggttcggtggattggccacgctaaattgcctcaaaggttagttggggtgactgggttacggggacaaggtggaggcatgggcttaaacctaagtcgggtgctctttccaagggccggtgcagacccctggggccgaatggcctcccgctgcattgtaaagtctatgattctgcactgtaggaattcgtatgaatctttataaaactctggtcaccacatttcaggaaggatgtgaaggttcttggagaaggtgcagaggagatttaccagaatggttccagcaaaggaggttgaggggagatttgattcagggacacaagattatgccaggtttccatcaggtggacaaagaaactctgtttccattcactgatcgtacaagcagtcgggacacagatttaaagttttgggtaaaacctggaatgaaccatacaagatcctgaggggtcttgacagggtggatgtggagaggatgtttcctcttgtgggagaatctagaacgagggcatcactgttgcaaaataaggagtcacccatttcagatggagatgaggatttttttatTCTCGAGGgctgtaagactttggaactcacgtccttaaaaggcagtggaagcagagtccttgaatatttttgaggcagagctggatagattcttgatgagcaagggggtgaaaggtcatcaggggtaggcaggaatgtggagttggggttagaatgagatcagccgcaatcttattgaatgctgaacaggctcgaggggccgagtggcctgttccaagtttgtatgtaaaaggtacaggagatatgaggtgatatgagatatatgtttttacacagcgagcgacAATGACCTGAAACGTgatgcctatgagggagtttgaaaatagacacaatgaatgatttgatttcaaaaggaaattggatatctgagggaaataaacctgtgaggatacagggagcaggagaatgggactgactggattgctccagagagctagcatggactcaatggactgaatgccgttctttgtgccatcatgtctctgactcttttgtgtaatctagtttcgtaatttaaccccggggggttcagatatcactcaggtaaatctgagctacactccctccgaggccattctatccttcctcaggtttgttgcccagaactgaacacagttctccaggtttggtctaaccagggtttgtgaatctcggggcttttccagtcacactgagacctgaaatcttccctcacagacagaacagacaaaccttttaccttccacaccgaaatgctgctgaaattcaggttctcatgaatcgagtgactctgtcagatcgtgatgtgacgtttggtttgcttttcccgtctgttaaacctccacttccattatcctgtaaatttacagaaaccgcactgtcagtttaggacagaaattcacaacattctctcctcatcaactttgattaaatgtattcctggaggtttgatcacatgacctcccccatcctccagtccggccaacacatccatccttgtgacacactgccttcctcggccaattgggaagaaaAATGACTCGTTACCTTACAGGATAGTTACTGTCCCAACGATTTTCAAGACACCCATGTATGAATCTCACCAACGCAGGGAGCTGAGTTGGTGCGAATCCGGGGAGGAGCAGCTttggaacagtaaatataaataacttacctcgggactatacggcctagtcggcagggagcggatttggcccgaatccggggaggaggagcttcggaagagtaaatataaataacttacctcagagtaaagctgattcgctggttgggaatctgttctaaatttgagaAACTGGAGTAATTAACTAAGTAGGGAGTAACTCGGAGATTAGTAACTAGGAGAGTGCTGTTTGTATCTATATCAACCATTTGGATGAGaacgtacaaggcatgatcagtaagtttgcagatgatactaaaataggtggtattgtcggcagtgaggaaggttatcaaaaattgcagcaggctctCGATCAGCTGGGAaagtgggctgagaaatggcaaacggagttcaatacagataagtgtgaggagttgcatttcagaaagtcaaatcaaggtaggactttcacagtgaatggtagggcctgagggaatatcgtggaacagagggaccttggagttcgggtgcacggttctctaaaggtggagtcacaggtagatagggaagtgaagaaggcttttggccttcatcagtcagggcattgagtgtagaagttgggaagttatattgcagttgtacaggacgttggtgaggtcgcacctggagtattgtgttcagttttggttgctttgctatgggaaagatgttattaaactggagagagtgcagaagagatttacaaggatgttgccaggactcaagagactgagttatagggagagattggacgcaggttcaattcctgcagcggcctccccgaacagccgccggaatgcggtgactagggacttttcacagtaacttcattgaagcttacttgtgacaataagtgattattattattgttattatcttCTTACAGTTTTATGCTGTCATCAATGCTGTCTAcgatgccaccgaactttgtattatcagcaaaagtgcagaagaggcacgtcgatccatcgagtttgcaccaacacaTCAAAtcctgacccacctacctaatcccatttgccagcacttggcccatagccctgaatgTTATGATGTGTCAGTCTTCATCCAGGAACTTTTAAGAGGATGTGAGGCAAgtcgtctctaccaccctcctcagcggtgcattccagaccctcaccaccctctgggtaaaaatgtttttcctcaagatatgtgtcaataaatctaatgatgtggagatgccggcgttggactggggtgagcacagtacgaagtcttacaacaccaggttaaagtccaacaggtttgtttcgatgtcactagctttcggagcgctgctccttcctcaggtgaatgaagaggtctgttccagaaacacatatatagacaaattcaaagatgccaaacaatgctaggaatgcgagcattagcaggtgattaaatctttacagatccagagatggggtaaccccaggttaaagaggtgtgaattgtctcaagccaggacagttggtaggatttcgcaggccagatggtgggggatgaatgtaatgtgacatgaatcccaggtcccggttgaggccgcactcatgtgtgcggaacttggctataagtttctgctcggcgattctgcgttgtcgcgggtcctgaaggccgccttggagaacgcttacccggagatcagaggctgaatgcccttgaatgctgaagtgttccccgactggaagggaacattcctgcctggtgattgttgcgcaatgtccgttcattcgttgtcgcagcgtctgcatggtctcgccaatgtaccacgcttcgggacatcctttcctgcagcgtatgaggtagacaacgttggccgagtcgcacgagtatgtaccacgtacctggtgggtggtgttctcacgtgtaatagtggtatccatgtcgatgatctggcacgtcttgcagagattaccatgacagggttttgtggtgtcgtggtcactgttctgaagactgggtagtttgctgcaaacaatggttcgtttgaggttgcgcggttgtttgaaggcaagtagtgggggtgtggggatgaccttggcaagatgttcatcgtcatcaatgacgtgttgaaggctgtgaagaaaatgacgtagtttctccgctccggggaagtactggacgacgaacggtattctgtcggttgtgtcccatgtttgtcttctgaggaggtcggtccggtttatcTAATAATAAATCTAATATaatctaaccccactctctgctgtctgttggttagccaatcctcaatccaagctaatatattacctctCAACCCTGTGGGATCTTCCCTTGTTTATTACCTTTCGTGTGACACCTTATCAACtgtattctggaagtccaaatacatccacaggacccccattatccacctggcctgttacatcttccaagaactccaACAAGTGAGTCAAACACTTCACCAAACCACGCTGACTGATGGATTgcggtttgactttccaaatgtccagttactatttcctcaataatggattccaacagtttcccaacaacaggctttAAACTAACTAGTTTCCGACTTTCTGCCTTTTTGAACAGGAGGGGTGCCATTAGACTTTTCctctaatgcagtgacattgtcactgggtcagtgtctccccctggtctctgtgaggttgtttgtggagagaagccggaagcggcggatagtgagagtggagaatgttcacTGTTTCACATTCGGCGCTGGGACCGCACTGGGGGTTTGGAAAACCCGACACTGACCTTTCACCTGAACCTCACAATACACAATATTGACGGCAGCATCGAACCAATAGCCGAAGAGTGGGCGGGTCCAGAGGACCAATCCAGTCTGACTGGTCCTCCAATCAATCAGCGTGAATaaggaggcgggactgggctgagtgaagcatgcgcagtgtgattaatgGTGACACAGCAAAAGCTTCTTTCTCGTATCCACAATCCGTaaaggtgggaatggcgggacggagggagagataAATCAGGAGGGTCGTTAGGCACGCTTCGTGTACATGTTAGATAGACCAAAAATCCGGAAAAATAACCTGCCGGGACCTGAGGATCTCAGCGGGAGCTGCAGTTTTCTCACAGACAAGATTttgcggccgccatctttatttggtactGGCAGTGGCGCGCATGCGCCATCGGGATCCTTATTTGGATCACTAGCGGCAGTGCCCCCGCCATCTTTATCGGGGCACGAGCAGCAGAGGGCAGGCTCAGtggccatcattgttgggggcaacattttttTGAAACGTTCCTTCATGACAGAATGTCCAGCAAACTgcttcactctgagttacaaattcctaTTTTGGGGCAGAATATATGTCCAGGGCTgtgacaataattcgaatttatatggtgacttgaacagaataaaactttgaagactttcagagaaacgttacaaagtaacaattgacactgagccacaagagGAGATATTAGATTTTAAGGACAATCTTAATGGAGGAAAGTGAACCGGAGAGTttgaaggaggaaattccagaaatgGAGTCCCTGGCAACTAAgtaatggtggagagattaaaatcaggaattctcaagtggctggaattaaatgagtgcagcgatctcaaaggggtgtgtgtggaggaaattacagtgatcaggatgatcattaccatggagtaaaacaatgagaaatttaaactttttgtgccttttaaaaggaagcctttgcagatcagtgggcacaggggctggtgtgagtaagtaaataggtagcagagttttggatgggatggagggggttgtttaatgttAGAGTTCGGCTGCGAGTGCGTTGGAATAATTTGTTTGAGAGctaacagaagaatggatgatggtttctgcagcagatgaacagagactaaGGTGGAGTCGAGCTGCGTTCCTGAGGTGGAAGTCGGCAATCTTGGTGATGATGTAGATCTGTGGTCACGAGCTCATCTggtggtgaaatatttcaccatggttgtgaacagtcagcttcagcctcagacatttgacagggatggaattggtaacaagggagtggagtttgtagcggtGATGAAAGGCAATGTGTTCACTCATCCAGTTCTGGATTTCAGACAAGTTCAACAGTGTgtgtcttaagaccataagaccataagacataggagtggaagtaaggccattcggcccatcgagtccactccaccattcaatcatggctgatttcaactccatttacccgctctctctccatagcccttaactcctcgagaaatcaagaatttatcaacttctgtcttaaagacactcaacgtcccggcctccaccgcccaatgaattccacatacccaccactctctggctgaagaaatttctcctcatctctgttctaaagtgactcccttttattctaaggctgtgcccccgggtcctagtctcccctgttaatggaaacaacttccctacatccaccctatctaagccattcattatcttgtaagtttctattagatctcccctcaacctcctaaactccaatgaatataatcccaggatcctcagacgttcatcgtatgttaggcctaccattcctgggatcatccgtgtgaatctccgctggacccgctccagtgccagtatgtccttcccgaggtgtggggcc
This portion of the Scyliorhinus torazame isolate Kashiwa2021f chromosome 5, sScyTor2.1, whole genome shotgun sequence genome encodes:
- the LOC140419110 gene encoding uncharacterized protein, with the protein product MEGKSIVHSGEKPYTCCACGRGFTRSLGLTSHKCSHTEEKPWKCEDCGKEFNYPSRLETHRRSHTGERPFTCSKCGRGFTQLSALRKHQQIHTGERPFPCSKCGKRFTQPSALRKHKRIHTGERPFTCSECGKGFTQSSALQKHQRVHTDQKPFQCPDCGKSYKSSGELMLHQRVHTDEKPFRCSHCGTGFRRSSHLTVHQRSHTGERPFICSQCGKEFTQSSNLLTHQRIHTGERPFTCFWCGKGFTESATLQNHRRIHTGERPFACSQCGKGFTQSSALRKHQQIHTGGGGAFICSWCRMRFTQSSDLQKHQQIHTGGRPFTCSKCGKGFTRSSDLRKHQRIHTGEKTFACSWCGKGFTRSSDLRKHQRIHTGEKPFACSWCGKRFTQSSDLQRHQSVHTGERPFTCSTCGKEFTQSSVLQRHQRVHTGE